Genomic segment of Dromiciops gliroides isolate mDroGli1 chromosome 3, mDroGli1.pri, whole genome shotgun sequence:
AGATAATCTGGatgtttcttctcctcccccccccccaaaagcaccTGTATGCTCTCCCCTGTCTCCAAGACTGGCAAGGATCCACAGGGTTGCTGGCCCAGGCAGGCCTGGGGCAGCTGGGCTAGGAGGAAGCTCTCCCTCCCATTGGTCTGACTCCTGGCCAAAGAGAAACTGATCCTCTGGTGGGGGCAGGGTGCCAGAGAGCTGGGGCCCAGAATAGTCTCCACCACAGCTTTAGTCAGCACGACACTGGCCGGATGCAGTTTGAGCAGGAACACACCCTGGATTGGGTACAGGGGCCCCTGGGAGGGAATAGAGGGAGTCCGAAGGGACAAAGGGAGGGGTACAGCTGCAATCCCTCAGGCTCAGGGAAGCTGAAGCTTGGGCTACCATCCTCTCCTACCCCTTCACCTTGCCTTCTTCTCACTGACCTTCTCTTGAAACAACCATGTGGGACATGGTGGAACAATCAGGTGGGTAGGAGCTGCTTGGCCCCACAGTCACGTCCCACGTCTCACGTCTCTTCCCTACTCTTCCCTTGCGGGAAATCCCTCTATCCCATTACCTCATCCCTATATCCCAGCGcgtctttcctcctctttcctctccatttcactgtctcctcttctcctcctttgttccatttttttccctcctcttcttccttctctttcttctatctTGTCTCCACCGATCTCCTCTCCCTGCCACTGGTTCCCTTTCTCTCCTACCCAAGTTCTATTTCCCCATACAGAAGTGAACTACTCAGGGGATAGCTCTTCAAGACCACTGCCTTGCATGAATACCAGCCCAGAGAAAAGCTATGAAGACCAGGGTACCAAGGCCTCCAGGTGGACAAGGCAAGAGGCTGTGGAAGAGGAAGACCCCCCATtcctggaggaaggagagagtccACAGGGTGAGGAATGGGCCCATtgtggagggggggtggggaataacTGGAACTTAGATGCCTCAGATTTCCTATAGCTTCCAGGACTAGGACCTGGCCATGATCTCAATGTTTTAGTTTCATCTTCTAGGAGAGAAACTTGGTTCAGTGGAAACCTCATTGGACTAGAAGTCAAAAGCCCTGAGTTTTAGTCTTAGTTCTTCTGCAAGCTCACTGCATGACTTTAGGCAAACCTCTTCTATCTCCAAACCTTGATTTACTCAGCACCTTAGCGACcttagtttttctcatctgtaaaatgggagttaaTAATGCCCAATGCTTCATGGGATTGCTATGGGGGAAAAATAAGAATGCTATTGGTGAAGTAGAAAGCACTGGATGAAAGTAAGATATTATCATCATCGGGGGcggctcggtggtgcagtggataaaacaccggccctggattcaggaggacctgagttcaaatctggcctcagacccttggacacttactagctgtgtgaccctgggcaagtcacttaaacccccattgccctgcaaaaaaaagaaaaagatattatcATTCATCATCTTTCCTGCAGGTGTCCTGGCAAGGCCTGAGTCTGTGTCTACCTCCTCAGAAGATGTATCCCAGAGCCAAGCTGCCACATTTCCAGCATCCAATTCCATTAGCTGGGGGCTAGGAACGCCATCGACCTTGGACTCCGCAACCTGTGTCCAGGGCATTGCATCTATCCCCTCGGGGGCCATATCTCTGGAGCCAGAGACTTTATCAGTGAggcagagaaaggggaaattcCAGAGAGAGTGCCCCGAAGTCCATCACCCCAGGTGCTCCTGCCCAAACTGGGCTGGGATGGAGAACTGCTTCGCCCAGGAGCCCAGATCTACATGCACTTCATGCAGGAGCATAGCTGCTATGATGCCATGGCTACCAGCTCAAAGCTGGTTCATCTTTGATACCATGTTGGAGGTGAGGGCCTCCCTGGGCCTCCTGAAGCCCCAAATCTTACACTCAAAGGTCTTCCTAGATGTCCCTGGAACCCCTGGAACCCCAAATCCATACTCAAACagaggcatttctttttttttcttttttttttttagtgaggcaattggggttaagtgacttgcccagggtcacacagctagtaagtgtcaagtgtctgaggtcagatttgaactcaggtcctcctgactccagggccagtgttctatccactgggccactagctgcccccagaggcatTTCTTGATATCCAGGCCCCCCAAGTGCTTCAAAAACCCTCCCACCTCCGTGCTCCCTGCATAGCCTCACCAAATTCCCTTGGTTCCTCCCTTCTggccctctcccttccccttttctactaTGACCTTCTAAACTCTCCTTGACCCTTacccccacctcctccttccctcctccacaaTACATACCTGCCTCAAGTTCCCCAGCAACTATCAGGACAGATGGATAAACTGAGGTAGAGATGAAGGTTGGCTATATGAGTAGTTGTAAAGATACAGGGAGGACCTCGCAAAAAAGTATTGCATTCCACAATTGCTATACACaaggcactggggagacaaaaatgagagaaaacacAGGTCCTGCTCCCAAGCAGCTTAGGATCTAATGGGGACAAGGACAAGTGACCACCCAAATAGCTATGGTAGAGAAGAATGAGACCAACACTAAGGGAAGTTGTAAGCTGTGCTAGATGGATGTGAGTAGGGGTGACCTGGGGACTGaggtcagggaagacttcatggaggaggtctCATAGGAACAATGAGACATcaagagatggagatgggggcagctaggtggtgagttcaaatttggcctcagacacttgacatttactagctgtgtgaccctgggcaagtttcttaacccccattgccccacaaaacaaacaaacaaacaaacaaaagaatggggaaaagagtCATCCAGTTTGCCAAGGACAGAGATTCTACAAAAGAGAatggggtgaccctgggcaagtcacaaccccaattgcctcactaaaaaaaaaaagagaatggggtGATAAGGCAGTTAGGTTGGGGCAATGTGGTTGAAGCCTTTGAATGAATTCCAATGTTCTTGACCTGGTAGATGGAGCAATAGTCTAAATGCAGAGTTCAAGATGGCAGGATCTGACTGAGAGATGGtatcattttctcctctttcttcccagATCAAGAAGGCCTTCTTTGCTCTTGTGGCTAATGGGGTCCGGGCAGCACCTTTGTGGGACAACCAGAAGCAAAGTTTTGTGGGTGAGCGAAAGACTGAATGGGAAGGGAAAGTTGTCTTGGAAAGATGTATAGGGGAGCAGCTACAGGTGGGGAGACATCTGGGACATTCAGGGAATTTCTTTGGTGCAGCTCTGAGGCCCAAGTCTTGACTGTGTTACTTAACTACTTGGGTAATATTGACAAGttacttctctctgagcctcagtttcctcatttgcaaaatgaaggggttggaatgaGTCATCCCCAAGGTCCAAggaccttccaactctaaattctaaaATACTACGATGGTATACATAGAACACAAACCACGGTTAGATAACAGCTCAGCAACTTACCTCTCCAACCCTGGGCTGCACTGAGGGTAAACCCCCGACCATTCAGTTCTCCTGCCAGGCTgcgaaggaaaagaaagagaagaaaaaagaaaaagaagagaagagaaggggaagatagaaagagaaaaggaaaagagaggagaactCAGGATAGGAAGTGGTGTCAGGACAATAAGTACCGGTCTCGGATTTGCCACCTTTGGGACATCgaacattcatttattctttcatcaaATATGCATTAAGAACTGGACTAGGCACTGGGTTAGGAGAAAAGGAAACACCAAAAATAACCAAGATAGCACCCCTGCCCACAGCTGCACCAGGACTGGGGCTGGTCCCGAGGCTGACCATATCTCTCCCCCACTTCCTCAGGCATGCTGACGATCACAGACTTTATCCTGGTACTCCACCGTTACTACAGGTCACCCTTGGTGAGTCATAAACAGATTgaaggaagatgggaggggaaagctgggggagggggaatagagAGCCTGACCCCAAGACTAATCAGAAGacactatctctctgtctctaggtTCAAATCTATGAAATTGAGGAGCACACAATCCAAACCTGGAGGGGTAAGCTGAGAACTGGGAGACCTAAGGGGTGCATGTGACCAAGGGAGCTCTGCTTAGGAATGAAGTACAGGAAGGGGAATGGGGAAATCTGGGAAATAGGGGAGGGAAGAGGTCTGTAGGAGTCCCCAGAGAGGAGAGTCCAGCTCTCGGAACTTGATTCTCCCCCTCCTGCAGAGATCTACCTTCAAGGTTCTTTCAAGCCACTGGTTTCCATCTCACCCAATGACAGGTaggtccccctcccccacctagtcTTACAATATCCTTCTGTGTCTCAGGCCCTTCCTTAAAACCCACTTGATTCTAGGCTCATCTCCTAGATCTTAGAAGCAAAGAATTCAAATGGCTGTGACCCTCAATCTCTGTAaggggtgtgtatgtgtttggggggagtggggggggggggggttcttgctgtcttgggaaggagggaaaaaatttggagctcaaaatctttcaaaaaatgaatgttgaaaatctTTAATCTcagtcacttgctagctgtgtgaccctgggcaagtcacttaaccccaattgcctcacctcccctccccccaaaaaaacctgattgcttactgcctcagggagggaagaggggaggaagagaaggagggataaaaattgaaaggcaaaactataaataaaatgtttattatttttaaaaaaaaaagaaaatctttaaacatactatccccctccaaagaaagaacaatattggggcagctaggtggccagtggataaagcaccagccctggattcaggagtacctgagttcaaatctggcctcagacacttgacacttactagctgtgtgactctgggcaagtcacttaacccccactgccccgcaaaaaaaaaaaaaaaagaacaaatattgatggaacatagactgaagcatgctatttttcactttctttcatttttttctcttttaatcaaattttcttgtacaaaatgacaactatggtaatgttgtacataatcgtacatgtataacccatatctgactgcttactgcctcagggaggggaggaggagggagggaaggaaggataaaaattgaaactcaaaactataaataaaaatgtttattactttttaaatttaatttttaaaaaagaaaagaaagacaatcttCTTTACATGtacttagaaaaaaattaaacactattaaatacttttaaaatttaaattaaaaaaaaccttaaaaaacctCCCCTGCTTGCTTCAGCTGGGGTAGAGGCAAGGGaagaaatatattcagaaatcaAGGTACCAGTAATTTTTTAATGATTAAATTTTAATAAGCCAATATTTGTTCAAGTTTTGCCCAGAGGGCCCAGCTCTGAGATAAACCCCCCTTTCTCCCTACTTCCAATCTTCCATCTTACTGGCCACACCTCTCCAGCCTGTTCGAGGCTGTTATTCTCATGATCAAGAACCGGATTCACCGCCTGCCTGTTCTGGATCCTGCCTCTGGCAATGTGCTTCACATCCTAACACACAAGAGGCTGCTCAAGTTCCTGCATATCTTTGTAAGACCCTGCCCAGACCTGGACAAGGACAGAGAGCTtctggaaggagatgggggggggggcggcaggaagggaaggggggaaggaggggaccgggaagggaaggggggaggttcTAACCCCACCAGAGCATTATGGGGCATATTTCCCAGTTTGGGATCCTAGGGCCCCCACTCCTACCCTGACCTCCAATTACACAGATTTGCATTCTGCCCAATATTTCCAAGACTTCTCTTAGTATAGCATCCCTGATTGAGACCTTGGGAGGGAAGGTCAAGGGGCAGAGAGGCTTTGGGCCTTCTGTGGCATCTGGGCTAGAGTTCTTGGGGAGAGTTCTGGCCTCCTTCCTGATCTttgcccttttctccccttcctaacCCCTAACCCACTCCTACACCCAGGGTGCACTGCTGCCCAGGCCACAGTTTCTTTCCCGCTCTATCCAAGATTTGGGCATCGGCACATTCCGAGACTTGGCTGTGGTGCTAGACAACAGCCCCTATCCTGTCTGCGCTGGACATTTTTTGTAGACCGCCGAGTGTCTGCACTACCTGTGGTCAATGATGTCCGGTATCTTCTGCCAAGGGGAGAGGGTAGTACTCAGAAGGAGGCTCTGAAAAAAGATTTGTGGGGAGGGTGGGCAGATTTTTAGTTTTGGCCTTCGTGATGCAGTCAGAGGGTCATTGTAAAATCagtttagaggggcagctaggtggcacagtggatagagcactggccctggattcaggaggatctgagttcaaatctgccctcagacacttgacacttaatagctgtgtgaccctgggcaagtcatttaacaccaattgccttaccaaaaaaaaaaaatcaatttagaaCTGGGTTTTTCACGCATGGCGCATGCgcgtatacatatgtgtatgtgggtgtgtcATGTTGTCTGTGTGATGGACTCCTCTGGAAATCTAGTAAGCccatttctcagaatcatgtttttactatttgggggaggggtggggcaatgagggttaatgcgacttgcccagggtacacacagctagtaagtgacaagtgtctgaggccagatttgaactcaggtcctcctgactccagggctggtgctttatccactgcgccacctagctgcccccagaatcatgtttttaaattcataaaataaaatacattggattataatggaaaccaattatataaaatatactcATTAAAATAcctgcacacatgcatacatacatttaaaGTTCATGGGCCCTAGGTTAAGAATTCCCCAGTCCAGGCATCATAATATAGCGAGAATCAAGAGACCGGCATTCAAGTTCATGTGACTTTCATCAGCACAAAAACTCTGTGCCTCAGGTTATCCCATTGGTAAAACAGGGGAATAATAGCTCTCTTACAGTAATAGGTGAGGTTTGGGCATCTGTTGTGATGAGCAGAAAGAGGCTCTGCTGCTAACTGCCTGTGTAACCTTAGGTTCTTCAGCCTCTAAAGACTCATCCCTAAGACTGAAGATCCAATGTAGACGATCTCTAAGTTTTCTTGCCATTTCAAAATTCTGCAAGTCTGCAAGGGGAAATGCTTTGTTAAGTTAAAAGCTCTCAACAAAAaaaatggttgttgttgttcagtcatgtctaagtcttcatgaccccttggTAGAGATTCTTGGTAgagatcttggagtggtttgccattttcttctccagctcactttacagatgagaaattgaggtagacagggttaagtgacttgcctagggtcacaaagctaggaattGACTTgggccagatttaactcaggaagatgagtccctgactctaggcttagggctctatctaccataccactAGGCTGCCCAAAGAAATAGTTGGTGCTAAGCTCTTATTCCAGGTACTCCTTGGAGTTCTGatccttcttcttttttcctccctccaatGCCAGGACAGGTTGTGGGCCTCTATTCCCGATTTGATGTCATAGTGAGTATCCTGCTAAAAGGAGCTGGGAATAGTGTGGAGAGGCTGAGGGTGGAAAATGGAGGTGTTTGTTGGTAAGGTGGAAGGGGGAGATCTGAGGATGGATATCTGCTAGGTGAAATCTCTAGAAGTTGGACCTTCCATGCAGCTGAAGAAATCCAGAGGGCTGGGAATATTGATAACCCCCCACCCcttcttgctttctcttcttctctagcACCTGGCTGCCCAGAAGACCTACAACCATCTGGACATGAGTGTTGGTGAAGCGCTACGGCAGCGATCCCTCTGTCCTGGAGGGCATCATTTCCTGCCAGCCTCATGAAAGCCTGGGTGATGTCATTGACCGAATCGCCCCACGAGCAGGTGACCTCCCTACAAtgtcttcttccccaccccacacccctaTTCAAACAGAGCTTCAGCACCCTCAGGGAGACCCTGAGCTCTTAAAGCACCCCACTCTGACTTCAGGATCACTTTCAAGCATCCATCACATTGTCCCCACAACGTTCCCAATTCAATGTGCCTCACCATGGGTGTCTGTCAGATGCCCTATCCCTTCATTTTTCTCCATACCCATCTTGCTTTTGCCCATTTACAAGCTGAACTTCCTGGAGACACTGACTCTCCCTTCAGAGCTACAATCATGTGTCACGTAATTACATGGCTGTGATTGGGCCACAGCCATGTTCAGCTAATCTCAGCCCCATGTACCCACAGGTTCACCGGCTGGTGATGGTGGATGAATCGCAGCATTTGTTAGGTGTCATTTCCCTGTCTGACATCCTCCAAGCCCTGGTACTCAGCCCTGCTGGCATTGATGCACTTGGTGCCTGAGAATCCCAGTTGTCCTTGTGTCTTGTGTGTTGCTCCAAATTCCAACACACCCTGCCCCCAAACAGGATGGAAGGAGGGGGGGAGCTCCAGCctttcactctctcactctcagcCACATCCCCTCCTGCTCAGGTATGTTCTATCCTTCTCTCACCTCTCCTTTGCtccttgtttattttatttttattttttattttattttactttttttttttttgcggggcaatggggtgtaagtgacttgcccagggtcacacagctagtaagtgtcatgtgtctgaggccggatttgaactcaagcacacctgaatccagagccggtgctctatccactgcggcacctagctgccccacttattttacttttttgcaatgagggttaagtgacttgctcagggtcacaccagctagtaagtgccaagtgtctgaggctggatttgaacttaagacctcctgaatccagggctggtgctctatccactgcaccacctagctgccccactccttgtttatttcatttattattatttttttttgcaggacaattggggttaagtgatttgcccagggtcacacagctagtaagtgtcaagtgtctaaggccacatttgaactcaggtcctcttgaagccagggccggtactctatccactgtgctacctagctgccccccactccttGTTTATTAATAACAATACTGGCTCACTCAGAATTCCCTGATCTCTTTCCTGGAGTTCAATGGGGAGAGGGACCAGCCCTGTTCTTGGACAAGTAGATCCATAAAAACCAGTGAATCTTACCACTCACTGCTCCGACAAGGTTGGCCTGGACTGGAAAGAGTATTTTATATAGGGATTTGAAgttcctctccccatccctacCCCATATGACCACATTAAAATTGGTCTATGCTGGCTTCATGGAGATACCAGAAATAGAGGTAGCTGAAGAGTTAATATAATAGCaatttaattcaagaaacatttactaagtacctactatatgctaagcactggaggtacaaaaagaaccaaaaggggcagctaggtggcgcagtggatagagcaccagccctggagtcaggaggacctgagttcaaatttgactcagacacttggcacttactagctgtgtgaccctgggcaagtcacttaaaccccaactgcctcactaaaaaagagagagagagagagagaataaatgggaaacaaaagaaggaagcacTGGAATTaggaggggttagggaaggcttcctgtgaaTGGTGCAGAGCCTCATGGTTTCGGGGCCCCTGGGAAGGTTCCCTTGTCCATACTTCCCATAACAAGTCTGACATCTGCTCCCTGAAATCCCTTTACCCACAAGACAAATCCTTCCTTTCAGACAATTAGAAATGAGGCTTACAATACAAATCCTCTTGGGAAAAGGAACGTGTGACTTAAATTCATTCTCAAGTGAATCTGAGTTACAATCAGACCTTTCCTGCCTGATGgcagattataggatcatagattttgagctggatgGGAGATTATCTCCTCCAACAGCCTCCTTTTAAGAATGAGACGAGTGAGACCTAAGAGGtatcacccaaggtcacaaaagaaTGGAAGAGCTGgggttcaaattcaagtcttcttacccTACAGGCAATGGTCGGGTCTTGCCATGGAAGGGTTAAGCTGGGGAAAAGCCCACTGATTTGGGGTAGAGAACCCCAGGGGTGAGGGTAGCTAATGGCCAGAAGGCGGGAAaactctatctacttcacagttttgccttttttttccttcctcacagGTTCCACATCTTCATCCTCAGTTCCACTTCCCTAATACAAATGAGTTCCATTCCCATAAACCTTTGGGAAAGGCCGATGCTTCACAGAATGGTGGTCAGAATGAGAGCTCACTGACCTTCGGGCACTGGACATTGGAGGATATTCTTCATCACCTTCCTTCCATCTGCAAACAGTCCCCAGGGTGGGACTGGCTATGGGGTTTAAGAGCCTGTAGTGTTTGGGACATGAGACAGGGACCCAACTCCTTTGGTTTATGGGACTAGCTCTTAGTCCTTCACTGTCATTCCCTGGTGTCTTTTCCCACAATCTTTCCCATCCTGCCCTTAATTCTTCTCCTTCCACTTCAGCATTGCAGGAGTTGGGTATTGATTTGGAGCCACAATTGTGGAGTCTCAGACCTATATCAGTGGCTGTCCACCTAACATGGCTAGAGCACAGGGAAAGATCTAAAATGCTGATAACTGGGTCCAAGTCTCCCTTCGCCATCACTTGTGTTAGGAGTCTGGGCCAGTCTCTGCTCCATTCTGGTCCTGCTACTACTtctcaggaaaaagagaagggtCTGAGCTATTCCCATGCCCTCCCACTCTTAGGCTAAAGAGGACAGACTGGAAATCCTCTAGGCAAAGTCCAGGGAAGCCCCCAAGTCTTTTCTGTTGAGGCTGACTTTCCTGCAGTAGTCTGTCATGAGAACTGATTATTAGACATTGTTATTTTTGGATTGTATTTCCTTCCCTGAGCATCCTGGAAATCTAGAAATTCAGCCTCATGGACCTTTCTATGGGAGCCTTTATTTCCTCCTCTTGCGCCAAGGCCTCCTCACCCTCCTCATCCTCATTTCCTGGAACTCTGCTGGGTGCTTTCCCCTCTGCTCcagctctcttcttcctctaagtTCCACAAACAAATATAAATTGAGGGGAGAGGCTGGGTCAACCCATGTGGAGAAGTGACCTCCTCCACAAaggttaaaaatttaaatttaaaaaaaggtatttgataaaaatcaaaattttttttaaaaagtatttgagcTGCAAGTTTGGCACCTttgatgtatacacacacagaagaaagCAAGACCCTTTCTTGCCAGGTGCAGCCAAGTCCTCTAACCTCTGCATCCTTAGACCAGCTCTTTCTCCCTTGTATCagtagatttagaactaggagtGACCTTAGACTTataatcattgatttagagatgAGAGGTGGAGAGGATCTTTAAAGACATCttatccaactctctcattttatggttgaggaatcAAACATAGGCCA
This window contains:
- the PRKAG3 gene encoding LOW QUALITY PROTEIN: 5'-AMP-activated protein kinase subunit gamma-3 (The sequence of the model RefSeq protein was modified relative to this genomic sequence to represent the inferred CDS: deleted 6 bases in 5 codons), with the protein product LETTMWDMVEQSEVNYSGDSSSRPLPCMNTSPEKSYEDQGTKASRWTRQEAVEEEDPPFLEEGESPQGVLARPESVSTSSEDVSQSQAATFPASNSISWGLGTPSTLDSATCVQGIASIPSGAISLEPETLSVREKGEIPERVPRSPSPQVLLPKLGWDGELLRPGAQIYMHFMQEHSCYDAMATSSKLVIFDTMLEIKKAFFALVANGVRAAPLWDNQKQSFVGMLTITDFILVLHRYYRSPLVQIYEIEEHTIQTWREIYLQGSFKPLVSISPNDSLFEAVILMIKNRIHRLPVLDPASGNVLHILTHKRLLKFLHIFGALLPRPQFLSRSIQDLGIGTFRDLAVVLDTAPILSALDIFVDRRVSALPVVNEPGQVVGLYSRFDVIHLAAQKTYNHLDMSVGEALRQRSLCLEGIISCQPHESLGDVIDRIAHPQVHRLVMVDESQHLLGVISLSDILQALVLSPAGIDALGA